A genomic region of Metopolophium dirhodum isolate CAU chromosome 1, ASM1992520v1, whole genome shotgun sequence contains the following coding sequences:
- the LOC132933071 gene encoding uncharacterized protein LOC132933071, which translates to MSKRKISSYFTSTSDNSKHFIPDQPKQVEKEQPVIPLLIEPNKESNTIVTSNSSNYTDIGQVVSSIEFIKFTILERNNKPSEDFVFPFSLHNKKGKEEKRYLRLNHFQKFSWLEYSKNENGLFCKTCVLFLTTTMGGAHKTEQLNRLVTKPLNLYSKLLGKDGALEIHNSTHYHKKAAQCAIDFKITYLNPNREVINMLDSQRKKEVAENRARIRPIIETIIFLGRQNIALRGHRDDGKVSFDEFPIDNVDNDKSVINEGNFKQLLKYRVASGDHVLKNHLETSTARATYISGFTQNEIINCCSKVILDKICSEAKEAKQFSVIFDGTTDISNISQ; encoded by the coding sequence ATGTCGAAGCGTAAAATTTCTTCTTATTTTACTTCAACTTCAGATAATAGTAAGCATTTTATTCCTGACCAACCAAAACAAGTTGAAAAGGAACAACCGGTGATACCATTATTGATTGAACCGAATAAAGAATCCAACACAATTGTAACTTCAAATAGTTCAAATTATACTGATATTGGCCAAGTAGTAAGTagtattgaatttataaaattcacAATTCTCGAAAGAAATAATAAACCATCAGAAGACTTTGTTTTTCCTTTTTCTTTACACAATAAAAAGGGAAAAGAAGAAAAACGGTATTTACGATTGAATCATTTTCAGAAATTCAGCTGGTTAGAGtattcaaaaaatgaaaatgggtTATTTTGTAAGACATGTGTACTTTTTTTAACCACTACAATGGGTGGTGCTCATAAAACAGAGCAGTTAAATAGGTTGGTAACTAAACCtctaaatttatattcaaaattgctTGGGAAAGATGGTGCACTAGAAATTCACAATAGTACTCACTATCACAAGAAAGCTGCTCAATGTgcaatagattttaaaattacatatttgaaCCCTAATAGAGAAGTAATAAATATGTTAGACTCTCaaagaaaaaaagaagttgCCGAAAACCGTGCTCGCATTAGACCAATaattgaaacaataatttttttgggaCGACAAAATATTGCATTACGTGGGCATCGAGATGATGGTAAAGTTTCGTTTGATGAATTCCCAATTGATAATGTCGATAATGATAAATCTGTGATTAATGAAGGCAATTTTAAACAGCTTCTTAAATATAGAGTAGCCTCTGGAGACCATGTTCTTAAAAATCATTTGGAAACGTCAACTGCTAGAGCAACTTACATAAGTGGATTCACACAGAATGAAATTATCAATTGTTGCAGTAAAGTGATTTTAGACAAAATTTGTTCAGAAGCTAAAGAAGCAAAACAATTTAGTGTGATATTTGATGGAACAACGGATATTTCTAACATATCtcaataa
- the LOC132933075 gene encoding uncharacterized protein LOC132933075 gives MSDERPVHITPLKVNPRGKFVGSRQKLMIVNLYKSKIVQQPTLKVKEVVKIISKELGIGQNNIQLTISEYKNNKTVSSPNKSKIRATFKDKIDDFERDAIRRKVHEFWFRKQLPTLDKILRAVNEDPDLNTYKRSVLNLLIRDLNCVHVKRGRNSALIERDDIVLWRTKYIEDIRKYREQRRTIYYLDETWVNAGDCNDRIWRDNTVTSHRDAFLSGLSTGAPNPTTRGKRLIVVHIGSNEGFVDGGLLVFESKKDSSDYHQEMNGDVFFDWLKDVIPLLKDNSVIVMDNAPYHSVKLEKCPTLSWKKVEIESWLEEKGEPFQRPINKVRLMDIVKSIKPQFNKLVVDEYVKTKNMTVLRTPPYHCELNPIELAWSSVKRYVKTNNTTFKLPDVKKLLIDGVNQCTPEMWKNCVEHVIKIEDRFWNVDITVDDVMDDDNLHVMTITGDTSDSDDLGCETLE, from the exons atgagtgATGAGAGACCAGTTCATATAACACCATTAAAGGTGAACCCTAGAGGAAAA TTCGTCGGCAGTCGTCAAAAACTGATGATCGTTAACCTATATAAATCCAAAATTGTACAACAGCCAACGCTAAAGGTAAAAGAAGTCGTGAAGATAATATCTAAAGAATTGGGAATTGGGCAAAATAATATCCAGTTAACCATttctgaatataaaaataataaaactgtgaGTTCACCAAATAAATCCAAGATTCGAGCGACATTCAAGgacaaaattgatgattttgaACGTGACGCCATACGGAGGAAGGTGCACGAATTTTGGTTCCGAAAACAATTACCAACACTGGACAAGATTTTAAGAGCTGTAAACGAAGACCCAGACCTAAACACTTACAAAAGGTCGGTTCTAAATTTACTTATACGTGACCTAAATTGTGTACATGTCAAACGCGGTCGTAACAGCGCTCTCATAGAGAGAGATGATATTGTGTTGTGGCGCACAAAATATATTGAGGATATACGTAAATACCGGGAACAAAGAAGAACGATCTATTATCTGGACGAGACATGGGTTAACGCAGGTGACTGCAACGATAGAATTTGGCGGGATAATACCGTTACGTCCCACAGAGATGCCTTTTTGAGCGGTCTTTCAACTGGCGCACCGAATCCAACAACAAGAGGCAAACGACTTATTGTTGTTCATATTGGGTCGAATGAGGGTTTTGTCGACGGTGGTTTATTGGTATTCGAATCCAAAAAAGATTCTTCAGATTACCACCAAGAAATGAATGGCGATGTGTTTTTCGATTGGTTAAAAGACGTCATTCCATTACTTAAAGACAATTCTGTCATAGTTATGGATAATGCGCCTTACCACTCggtaaaattagaaaaatgccCAACATTAAGCTGGAAAAAGGTGGAAATTGAAAGTTGGCTTGAAGAAAAGGGTGAACCATTCCAAAGGCCGATCAACAAGGTACGACTCATGGATATCGTCAAAAGTATTAAACCGCAGTTCAACAAGTTGGTTGTTGACGAATacgttaaaactaaaaatatgacGGTATTACGGACGCCACCATATCATTGTGAGTTGAACCCAATTGAACTTGCGTGGTCGTCCGTAAAAAGGTATGTGAAAACCAACAATACCACATTCAAACTTCCGGATGTGAAAAAACTTTTGATTGATGGTGTTAACCAATGCACTCCCGAAATGTGGAAGAACTGTGTCGAACACGTCATCAAAATAGAAGACAGATTTTGGAATGTGGACATAACTGTCGATGATGTGATGGATGACGACAATTTACATGTAATGACTATCACTGGGGACACGTCCGATTCAGACGATCTAGGATGTGAAACTTTAgagtaa